From the Longibacter salinarum genome, one window contains:
- a CDS encoding DEAD/DEAH box helicase, with the protein MASDTPSSYTRVIDLTSKAQKKKRRAEVGELPQPDPPLDELTIDDLPDDIEQAVRAAGWTSLMPVQQKAIPYMLAGRDIIVQSRTGSGKTGAFLLPLFQMLDPSKKEQQVLILTPTRELARQVFEEFERMKIATPQTNELEAVLIYGGVGYGPQIEALKDGAQFVVGTPGRVLDLLKKKKFDASHIHALILDEADEMLSMGFYPDMMEIRDFLPEDRESYMFSATMPAKVRTVARDFLNDPGFLSLSSERVSVEEMKYRYYLVPPMQKDSTLRRLIELEEPESSIIFCNTKREVSYVAQFLNNSGYQAEEMSGDLSQTAREEAIDRLRGGDTRFLVATDVAARGIDVSELSHVFIYDVPQDREYLIHRSGRTARAGKKGTTIILATNEDEFELLRMARRYDIEVERHELPEDPIQVAEDALETQYRETDAEEEIIEEFVPLVSRLAQSRPELLATLVAELYENVQAEKEAEEEDE; encoded by the coding sequence ATGGCCTCAGATACGCCGAGTTCGTACACCCGCGTCATCGATCTCACATCGAAGGCGCAGAAGAAGAAGCGCCGCGCCGAGGTTGGGGAGTTGCCGCAGCCTGACCCGCCGCTCGACGAACTCACCATCGATGACCTTCCCGACGATATCGAACAGGCGGTTCGCGCCGCCGGCTGGACCAGCCTGATGCCGGTTCAGCAGAAAGCCATCCCGTACATGCTCGCGGGGCGCGATATCATCGTCCAGTCGCGCACGGGATCGGGGAAAACGGGGGCGTTCCTGCTCCCGCTCTTCCAGATGCTCGATCCGTCCAAGAAAGAGCAGCAGGTTCTCATTCTGACGCCCACCCGCGAACTCGCGCGTCAGGTGTTCGAAGAGTTCGAGCGGATGAAGATTGCCACACCCCAGACGAATGAGCTGGAGGCAGTCCTCATCTACGGTGGAGTTGGGTACGGACCGCAGATCGAGGCACTGAAGGATGGCGCGCAGTTCGTCGTCGGGACGCCGGGTCGTGTGCTAGACCTGCTCAAGAAGAAGAAATTCGACGCGTCACACATCCACGCGCTCATCCTTGATGAGGCGGATGAGATGCTGTCGATGGGCTTTTACCCGGACATGATGGAGATCCGGGACTTTTTGCCAGAAGACAGAGAGTCGTACATGTTCAGTGCGACGATGCCGGCGAAGGTGCGTACGGTCGCCCGCGACTTCCTGAACGATCCCGGCTTCCTCTCGCTGAGCAGCGAGCGGGTGAGCGTGGAGGAGATGAAGTATCGCTACTACCTTGTCCCGCCGATGCAGAAGGACTCGACGCTGCGCCGGCTGATCGAACTGGAAGAGCCGGAGTCGTCGATCATCTTCTGCAACACGAAGCGCGAGGTGAGCTACGTCGCCCAGTTCCTGAATAACTCGGGCTATCAGGCGGAGGAGATGTCCGGCGATCTGTCGCAGACCGCTCGCGAAGAGGCGATCGACCGTCTCCGCGGAGGCGACACACGCTTTCTCGTCGCGACGGATGTGGCCGCCCGTGGCATCGATGTGTCGGAGCTGAGCCACGTCTTCATTTACGACGTGCCGCAGGATCGCGAGTACCTGATTCACCGCTCCGGGCGGACGGCTCGCGCGGGCAAGAAAGGCACGACGATCATCCTCGCGACGAACGAGGACGAGTTCGAGCTACTCCGGATGGCCCGGCGCTACGACATCGAGGTCGAGCGACACGAGCTGCCGGAGGACCCGATTCAGGTCGCCGAAGACGCACTCGAAACGCAGTACCGCGAAACGGATGCCGAGGAGGAGATCATCGAGGAGTTCGTCCCTCTGGTGTCGCGTCTCGCACAGAGCCGTCCTGAACTGCTTGCTACGCTCGTGGCCGAGCTGTACGAGAACGTTCAGGCGGAGAAGGAAGCCGAGGAAGAGGACGAATAG
- the fabG gene encoding 3-oxoacyl-[acyl-carrier-protein] reductase has protein sequence MQIDLSDKSILVTGGTRGIGRSIVDAFASTGARIAFTYRSSSDEADALVSELQEQGIDAMALQGNVAETDVAQKHVDAVTDAWDSLDVLINNAGITRDNLMLRMKEEDWDTVLDVNLKGVFNYAKAAYRPMMRQRGGTIINLSSVVGVMGNPGQTNYAASKAGIIGFSKSLAKELSTRGVRVNVVAPGYVDTEMTDALSDDARDAMLDAVPLGRPASPEDVANAVLYLASPAASYITGHVLHVDGGLAM, from the coding sequence ATGCAGATCGATCTCAGCGACAAAAGCATTCTCGTCACCGGCGGTACCCGCGGTATCGGCCGATCCATCGTGGATGCGTTTGCCAGCACCGGCGCGCGCATCGCCTTCACGTACCGTTCCTCGTCGGACGAAGCGGACGCGCTCGTTTCGGAACTGCAGGAGCAGGGGATCGACGCGATGGCGCTGCAGGGCAACGTGGCCGAGACCGACGTGGCGCAGAAGCACGTGGATGCCGTGACCGACGCCTGGGATTCGCTCGATGTGCTGATCAACAACGCCGGCATCACACGGGACAACCTGATGCTGCGCATGAAGGAGGAGGACTGGGACACCGTCCTCGATGTGAACCTGAAAGGCGTATTCAACTACGCGAAAGCCGCCTATCGCCCCATGATGCGCCAGCGCGGAGGCACCATCATCAACCTCTCGTCGGTCGTCGGCGTGATGGGGAATCCGGGGCAGACGAACTACGCTGCGTCGAAAGCGGGCATCATCGGGTTCTCGAAAAGTCTCGCCAAAGAGCTGTCGACCCGCGGCGTGCGCGTGAATGTGGTGGCGCCAGGGTACGTCGACACGGAGATGACGGATGCGCTGAGTGACGATGCGCGTGACGCCATGCTTGATGCCGTGCCGCTCGGCCGCCCCGCCTCTCCGGAGGACGTCGCGAATGCCGTGCTTTACCTCGCTTCGCCCGCTGCCTCCTACATCACCGGACACGTTCTCCACGTCGACGGCGGACTCGCAATGTAG
- the fabD gene encoding ACP S-malonyltransferase, which produces MATAFLFPGQGSQAVGMGSDLFDRRPEARERFEAANEILDVDLLTLMFGLDTSIANPDEELKRTEITQPALYVHSMAAMAVLDAEGIAPDMVAGHSLGEYSALAAAGALSFEDGLRVVRRRGELMAEAGHKRPGAMAAVIGVDDEDVEAVCTAITEETDGVVQPANFNAPGQVVISGDEGAVTEATERIDGRVIPLPVSGAFHSPLMDYARDGLAEVLEAVDIQEPSCPVYLNVTAKPTIDPDEIRQRLIDQLLSPVRWAQTLRGMHDDGADRFFEVGAGRVLQGLVRRTLGRDVETAGAGTPEELDAIVGERS; this is translated from the coding sequence ATGGCCACCGCTTTTCTTTTTCCCGGACAGGGATCGCAGGCCGTCGGCATGGGCTCGGATCTCTTCGACAGGCGCCCGGAGGCACGCGAACGCTTCGAGGCTGCCAACGAGATCCTCGATGTCGACCTTCTGACGCTGATGTTCGGGCTGGATACAAGTATAGCGAATCCGGACGAAGAGCTTAAGCGGACGGAGATTACACAGCCGGCGCTGTACGTGCATAGCATGGCGGCAATGGCCGTGTTGGATGCGGAAGGCATCGCACCCGATATGGTGGCGGGACACAGTCTCGGGGAATACAGCGCCCTCGCCGCTGCTGGTGCGCTCTCCTTCGAAGATGGGCTGCGTGTCGTTCGACGTCGCGGTGAACTCATGGCCGAGGCGGGACACAAGCGTCCCGGTGCCATGGCCGCTGTCATCGGCGTGGACGATGAGGATGTCGAAGCGGTCTGCACGGCGATCACGGAAGAAACCGACGGGGTCGTTCAGCCCGCCAACTTCAACGCGCCCGGACAGGTCGTCATCTCGGGCGACGAAGGCGCGGTTACGGAGGCAACGGAGCGGATCGACGGCCGCGTGATTCCGCTACCGGTGAGCGGAGCGTTCCACTCGCCGCTGATGGACTACGCGCGCGACGGTCTGGCCGAGGTGCTCGAAGCCGTCGACATTCAGGAGCCGTCCTGCCCGGTCTATCTCAACGTCACGGCGAAGCCGACGATCGACCCGGATGAGATCCGGCAGCGCTTGATCGACCAGCTGCTTTCGCCGGTGCGTTGGGCGCAGACGCTCCGCGGGATGCATGACGACGGAGCCGATCGCTTCTTCGAGGTCGGCGCAGGACGTGTGCTACAGGGACTCGTCCGCCGAACGCTCGGTCGCGACGTAGAAACGGCCGGTGCCGGCACGCCCGAAGAACTAGACGCGATCGTGGGCGAACGGAGCTAG
- a CDS encoding beta-ketoacyl-ACP synthase III — MSAQPSRSSAARPRTNEAQPRINAAITTVGHFLPDERLTNADLEKMVDTSDEWIRTRTGIRERRILRDEDKATSDMAAGAAKEILEKRGIGPEEIDAIIVATVTPDMLFPATACLVQNKIGATNAWGFDLSAACSGFLFALTTGSQLIESGRYEKVMVIGADKMSSIVDYTDRTTCILFGDGAAGVLLEPSEEHGLVDAVQHVDGEHGDLLCMKGGGSLNPPTHQTVDAKMHYIHQDGRPVFRHAVTAMADVCVEVMERNDLTGDDVDFLVPHQANLRIIDATAKRMGLTSDKVMINIDRYGNTTAATIPLCLYDWEDELSKGDNIVLTAFGGGFTWGATYLTWAYGE; from the coding sequence ATGTCCGCCCAGCCTTCGCGCTCTAGCGCAGCACGGCCACGCACAAACGAAGCACAGCCGCGCATTAACGCAGCCATCACGACCGTCGGCCACTTTCTTCCTGACGAGCGGCTCACAAATGCCGATCTGGAGAAGATGGTGGATACGAGTGACGAGTGGATCCGTACGCGGACCGGCATCAGGGAGCGCCGCATCCTCCGCGACGAAGACAAAGCCACGTCGGATATGGCGGCCGGAGCGGCGAAGGAAATCCTCGAGAAGCGTGGCATCGGCCCCGAAGAGATTGACGCCATCATCGTGGCGACCGTGACGCCGGATATGCTTTTTCCGGCGACCGCGTGCCTGGTACAGAATAAGATTGGCGCAACGAACGCATGGGGCTTTGACCTGTCGGCCGCGTGCAGCGGCTTCCTGTTTGCGCTCACGACGGGTTCGCAGCTCATCGAGAGCGGGCGCTACGAGAAGGTGATGGTGATCGGCGCGGACAAGATGAGCTCGATCGTCGACTACACCGATCGAACGACCTGCATCCTGTTTGGCGATGGCGCGGCCGGCGTCCTCCTCGAACCGAGTGAGGAGCACGGCCTCGTCGATGCGGTCCAACACGTGGATGGCGAGCACGGCGACCTCCTGTGCATGAAAGGCGGCGGGAGTCTCAACCCGCCGACGCACCAGACGGTCGATGCTAAGATGCACTACATCCACCAGGACGGGCGGCCGGTCTTCAGACATGCCGTCACCGCGATGGCCGATGTCTGTGTCGAGGTCATGGAGCGAAACGATCTTACAGGAGACGATGTCGACTTCCTCGTCCCGCACCAGGCGAACCTCCGCATCATCGACGCCACAGCGAAGCGCATGGGGCTGACGTCCGACAAGGTGATGATCAACATCGACCGCTACGGCAACACGACCGCCGCCACCATTCCGCTTTGCCTCTACGACTGGGAGGATGAACTCTCAAAAGGCGACAACATCGTACTTACGGCGTTCGGCGGCGGCTTTACGTGGGGCGCCACATACCTGACCTGGGCGTACGGGGAGTAG
- the plsX gene encoding phosphate acyltransferase PlsX, whose amino-acid sequence MALCIAVDAMGGDNAPNAVIQGAISALESADDPLQILLFGPTDRVQPLLDEAGVSSDLPLKLVDAPDVIEMTDSPAAAVKKKRESSIHLGLGAHKKGDADAFISAGNTGAVMATSMFTLGRISGVERPSIAGYFPTLRGFSIVVDIGTNVDCRPEHLVQFARMASVYTQHVLGTENPSVGLLNIGEEPGKGNEQVKAAFDLLGEAEDINFKGNVEGSDLLDYAADIIVCDGFVGNILLKFGESMTTVLKKMTAQEMERQQLPPEDQQVVAGVLSEVSKGFDADHRGGAPLLGVDGNVMIGHGRSNADAIEQMIHATADLVRSNVVNELKDAFGE is encoded by the coding sequence ATGGCATTGTGTATTGCAGTGGACGCGATGGGGGGCGACAACGCCCCAAACGCCGTCATCCAGGGAGCGATTTCAGCTCTCGAATCGGCGGACGACCCGCTCCAGATTCTGCTTTTCGGCCCCACGGACCGCGTACAGCCCCTTCTCGACGAGGCCGGCGTTTCGTCCGATCTACCGCTCAAGCTGGTAGATGCCCCGGACGTGATCGAAATGACCGACTCTCCGGCGGCTGCGGTGAAGAAGAAACGGGAGTCGTCGATCCATCTCGGACTCGGCGCGCACAAGAAAGGAGACGCCGATGCGTTTATCAGTGCCGGGAATACGGGCGCCGTCATGGCGACCTCGATGTTCACGCTCGGGCGCATCAGCGGCGTGGAGCGTCCATCGATTGCCGGATATTTTCCTACCCTGCGTGGCTTCTCGATCGTCGTTGACATCGGGACCAACGTAGACTGCCGTCCAGAGCACCTCGTTCAGTTCGCCCGGATGGCGAGTGTGTACACTCAGCACGTCCTTGGTACGGAGAATCCGTCTGTCGGTCTTCTGAACATTGGCGAAGAGCCTGGTAAGGGGAATGAGCAGGTGAAGGCCGCCTTCGATCTGCTCGGGGAGGCAGAAGACATCAACTTCAAGGGCAATGTCGAGGGGAGCGATCTGCTGGACTACGCCGCGGACATCATTGTGTGCGACGGTTTCGTCGGCAACATCTTGCTGAAGTTCGGCGAGAGCATGACGACGGTCCTGAAGAAAATGACGGCTCAGGAGATGGAGCGCCAACAGCTTCCGCCGGAGGACCAGCAGGTCGTCGCCGGCGTCCTCAGTGAAGTCAGCAAGGGGTTTGATGCCGATCACCGGGGAGGTGCACCGCTTCTCGGCGTGGACGGCAATGTGATGATCGGCCACGGCCGGTCGAATGCCGATGCGATCGAGCAAATGATCCACGCCACGGCCGACCTCGTTCGCTCCAACGTCGTGAATGAGCTGAAGGACGCATTCGGAGAGTAG
- the rpmF gene encoding 50S ribosomal protein L32 has translation MAVPKRKHSKSRTRKRRSTYYNALKAPQLMDCSNCGNPKVMHRVCNHCGHYRGRQIVEPSAEYQL, from the coding sequence ATGGCCGTTCCGAAGAGAAAACATTCCAAGTCACGCACTCGCAAGCGCCGTAGCACGTACTACAATGCGCTGAAGGCGCCGCAACTGATGGACTGCAGCAATTGCGGTAATCCAAAGGTGATGCACCGCGTGTGCAACCACTGCGGACACTATCGCGGCCGCCAGATCGTTGAGCCGTCGGCCGAATACCAGCTGTAA
- a CDS encoding YceD family protein yields the protein MLQLDITPFKSGVHHVELTPEASDLEFELEPFDDIHDISNIHVDITIQAHRDRLLLHIGVEADAELTCDRTLEQFTERVDGQYSVLFGPEQLVGAETDDYDEVRPLNRGDREVDITDIVRDTIMIAIPQRKVAPGAEDEDITMAFGTPDDPEDVEEPVDPRWSELQKLKSDDE from the coding sequence ATGTTGCAACTCGACATTACGCCGTTCAAATCCGGCGTCCACCACGTCGAACTCACTCCGGAGGCGAGCGACCTTGAGTTCGAACTGGAGCCGTTCGATGATATCCACGATATCTCGAATATCCATGTCGATATTACCATTCAGGCGCATCGCGATCGCCTGCTCCTTCACATCGGCGTCGAAGCGGATGCGGAGCTGACGTGTGATCGGACGCTGGAGCAGTTTACCGAGCGTGTGGACGGGCAGTACAGCGTCCTTTTCGGTCCAGAGCAGCTTGTGGGCGCCGAGACGGATGATTACGACGAGGTGCGCCCGCTCAATCGCGGAGACCGAGAGGTCGACATCACCGATATCGTGCGCGACACGATCATGATCGCGATTCCGCAGCGCAAGGTGGCGCCCGGAGCCGAAGACGAAGACATCACGATGGCATTCGGCACGCCGGACGATCCTGAGGATGTGGAGGAGCCGGTCGACCCGCGGTGGAGTGAACTACAAAAGCTGAAGTCCGATGACGAGTAA
- the dnaA gene encoding chromosomal replication initiator protein DnaA — protein MDQSAETAWAQCREIIQENINRQSFKTWFEPLKAQSLTEEDGLRKLTIQLPSRFYYEWLEEHYFSLLRKTITKVLGPNGRLFYDVVIEKENPEEPEHGASMQLPARRGDDVSPDASEAPPNPAEIDAPEGRRQESSSSRSRGSENQPSPARDGDPSAGPPGSQQPPVSNPFAIPGIQKAEIDSQLNSSYTFERFIEGDCNRLARSAAWAIAQEPGATSFNPFLIYGGVGLGKTHLIQAIGNYVQAKESVDTCLYVSSERFTTEFVQSIQRNRISEFSMFYRQIDLLIVDDVQFFSGKEKTQEEFFHIFNALHQSGRQIILSADRPPRDIEGIEERLLSRFQWGLSADVQSPGLETRIAILQRKAEDDGIELEQEVIEFIAHNIKSNIRELEGALIRLLAHATLHQRDLDLDLAKEVLRDLMQDMQVNLTIEEIQRIVCDYLDIPEDLVRAKTRKREVVRARQIAMYFSKKLTQHSLKTIGLHFGGRDHSTVIHANNTVEDQIETDDQFASMVEEIGRKIELRSR, from the coding sequence ATGGATCAGTCCGCCGAAACCGCCTGGGCGCAGTGCCGCGAAATCATCCAGGAGAACATCAACCGGCAGAGTTTTAAAACGTGGTTCGAGCCCCTCAAGGCCCAGTCGCTGACAGAGGAGGACGGCCTGCGGAAGTTGACCATCCAGCTTCCGAGCAGATTCTACTACGAATGGCTGGAGGAGCACTATTTCTCCCTCCTCCGAAAGACGATCACGAAGGTCCTCGGCCCCAACGGCCGCCTGTTCTACGACGTGGTCATCGAGAAGGAGAATCCGGAAGAGCCGGAGCACGGGGCCTCAATGCAACTTCCGGCCCGCCGCGGAGACGATGTCAGTCCGGACGCCTCCGAGGCTCCTCCGAATCCCGCGGAGATTGACGCCCCTGAGGGTCGTCGGCAGGAGTCCTCGTCATCTCGCTCACGAGGGAGCGAGAACCAACCGTCACCGGCCCGGGATGGTGACCCGTCTGCCGGCCCGCCCGGCTCTCAGCAACCGCCCGTCAGCAATCCCTTCGCGATCCCGGGCATCCAAAAGGCCGAGATCGACAGCCAGCTCAACAGCAGCTATACGTTCGAGCGGTTCATCGAAGGCGACTGCAACCGGCTGGCCCGAAGCGCCGCGTGGGCCATCGCGCAGGAGCCCGGCGCCACGAGCTTCAACCCCTTCCTCATCTACGGCGGCGTAGGACTCGGAAAAACTCACCTGATCCAGGCGATCGGCAACTACGTCCAGGCCAAGGAGAGCGTCGACACGTGCCTGTACGTGTCCAGCGAACGCTTCACGACCGAGTTCGTCCAGTCGATCCAGCGGAATCGCATCAGCGAGTTCTCGATGTTCTATCGCCAAATCGACTTGCTCATCGTCGATGACGTCCAGTTCTTCAGCGGGAAGGAGAAGACGCAGGAGGAGTTCTTCCACATCTTTAATGCCCTGCACCAGTCCGGCCGGCAGATCATTCTCTCTGCAGATCGGCCGCCACGCGACATCGAAGGCATCGAGGAACGCCTCCTCTCCCGATTCCAGTGGGGCCTCTCTGCTGACGTCCAGTCTCCCGGCCTGGAAACCCGCATCGCGATCCTCCAGCGCAAAGCAGAGGACGACGGCATCGAACTCGAGCAGGAGGTCATCGAGTTCATCGCCCACAACATCAAGAGCAACATCCGCGAGCTGGAGGGGGCCCTGATCCGGCTCCTTGCCCACGCCACGCTCCACCAGCGCGACCTGGACCTCGATCTCGCGAAAGAGGTGCTTCGCGACCTGATGCAAGATATGCAGGTCAACCTCACGATCGAAGAAATTCAACGGATCGTCTGCGACTACCTCGACATCCCGGAAGACCTCGTTCGTGCAAAAACCCGCAAACGAGAGGTCGTTCGTGCGCGACAGATCGCGATGTACTTCTCGAAGAAACTCACGCAGCACTCGCTCAAGACGATTGGTCTCCACTTCGGCGGGCGCGATCACTCCACCGTGATCCACGCCAACAACACAGTGGAAGACCAGATCGAAACCGACGATCAGTTCGCGAGCATGGTGGAAGAGATCGGACGCAAGATCGAACTGCGCTCACGGTGA
- the dnaN gene encoding DNA polymerase III subunit beta codes for MKFTTKCGDLLDALNTVKGAVPSKSTLPILECILFEQEDDALRLSATDLEISIVRKLPVQFETNGTPEANTVAVPAKRLTDTLRALPADMPIDFSTDADFEIRMDTDQGHYKMVGHDGDDYPELPEISGKHEITTEGNLLRRAIDKTSFAVSKDALRPAMMGVYFQVGTDETKAVATDGHRLVKLVLPTLTAAEEVNFIVPEKATKLAGRVVEDDEICTLAVDEGHVSFEFGNSRVLARLIDETYPNYQAVIPKENEKRLTINREDMLNAVRRVGLYSSSMTNQIRLQISGDSVTISAEDVERSSEAEEVVKCDYDSDDMEIGFNSEYLTEVLSNVTSEEVVFQLSSPNRAGIVVPVDQEDDEDILMLIMPVMLKSYA; via the coding sequence ATGAAATTTACGACCAAGTGCGGTGATCTGCTCGACGCGCTCAACACCGTGAAGGGCGCCGTTCCGTCGAAGAGCACACTCCCGATCCTGGAGTGCATTCTCTTCGAACAGGAGGACGATGCACTTCGGCTGAGTGCGACCGACCTCGAGATCTCGATCGTTCGCAAACTGCCGGTTCAGTTCGAAACGAACGGCACGCCAGAAGCGAACACGGTTGCCGTTCCTGCCAAGCGGTTGACGGATACGCTCCGCGCCCTGCCGGCCGACATGCCGATCGACTTCTCCACGGACGCCGACTTCGAGATCCGTATGGACACGGATCAGGGTCACTACAAGATGGTCGGCCACGACGGCGACGACTATCCGGAGCTTCCGGAGATCTCCGGCAAGCACGAGATCACGACGGAAGGCAACCTGCTCCGCCGCGCGATCGACAAGACGAGCTTTGCGGTCAGCAAGGATGCGCTTCGCCCGGCGATGATGGGCGTCTACTTTCAGGTCGGTACCGATGAAACCAAGGCGGTCGCGACGGACGGACATCGCCTTGTCAAGCTCGTGCTCCCGACCCTGACCGCTGCTGAAGAGGTCAACTTCATTGTACCGGAGAAAGCGACGAAACTCGCGGGGCGTGTCGTCGAGGACGATGAGATCTGCACTCTGGCGGTCGACGAAGGCCATGTGTCGTTCGAATTCGGCAACTCGCGCGTGCTCGCCCGCCTGATCGATGAGACGTACCCGAACTACCAGGCGGTTATCCCGAAGGAGAACGAGAAGCGGCTGACCATCAACCGCGAAGACATGCTCAACGCGGTCAGGCGTGTCGGCCTCTACTCGTCCAGCATGACGAACCAGATCCGGCTACAGATCTCGGGCGACAGTGTGACGATCTCTGCGGAGGACGTGGAACGCTCCAGTGAGGCGGAAGAGGTGGTAAAGTGCGACTACGATTCCGACGACATGGAAATCGGGTTCAACTCCGAGTACCTGACCGAGGTGCTGAGCAACGTGACATCGGAGGAGGTCGTCTTTCAGCTTAGCTCGCCCAACCGCGCAGGTATTGTCGTTCCGGTCGACCAGGAAGACGACGAGGACATCCTGATGCTCATCATGCCGGTGATGCTGAAGTCGTACGCCTGA
- a CDS encoding sigma-70 family RNA polymerase sigma factor, producing the protein MRTSSRLRPLLRQLPFPLDDTDRLNHVYARWARSGALSDREIVDLWTYCFTWRYFLSKAARSSMRRPSDMDALIARSIRRTCRTRHDATAIVRYASWVSVVCRNTFVNYAKRSRALASIDDLRGFAVSEPAPTYNDAPRIRRVLLAAILRLPTYLQDTARLFFVDGCSFETIAASTGKSIPTVRTYKCRALNELRRDPDLRKISEGFAPPA; encoded by the coding sequence ATGCGCACCTCTTCCCGGCTGCGTCCCCTCCTACGGCAACTCCCCTTCCCGCTCGATGACACCGACCGTCTGAACCATGTATACGCACGGTGGGCTCGGTCCGGTGCACTTTCCGATCGTGAGATCGTCGATCTATGGACGTACTGTTTTACATGGCGCTACTTTCTGTCCAAGGCCGCCCGGAGTAGTATGCGTCGGCCCTCGGACATGGATGCTCTGATTGCCCGTTCCATCCGGCGAACCTGCAGAACGCGACACGATGCGACAGCCATCGTCCGGTATGCGAGCTGGGTAAGCGTCGTGTGCCGAAATACGTTCGTGAATTACGCCAAGCGATCCCGGGCACTGGCGTCCATTGACGATCTCCGAGGATTTGCTGTCAGCGAACCGGCTCCGACGTACAACGATGCGCCACGGATCCGCCGAGTGCTTCTCGCGGCCATCCTTCGCCTGCCGACGTATCTGCAGGACACGGCGCGTCTCTTCTTCGTGGATGGGTGCAGCTTCGAGACCATCGCGGCGTCCACCGGGAAGTCGATCCCGACAGTGCGAACCTACAAGTGCCGTGCGCTCAACGAGCTCCGCCGCGACCCGGACCTCCGGAAAATCTCTGAAGGCTTCGCTCCACCCGCGTGA
- the rplM gene encoding 50S ribosomal protein L13, with protein sequence MDSQSFKTFSAKSSDVDQEWYVVDATNEVVGRLASRIARVLRGKHKPTYTPHVDTGDFVVVVNADKVRFTGRKETDKTYRTYSGYPGGEREISAEEVREDHPERLISKAVKGMMPKGPLGRQMFKKLKVYASDEHPHEAQQPKPLDDIK encoded by the coding sequence ATGGACAGCCAAAGTTTTAAAACGTTTAGCGCGAAGTCGTCCGACGTCGACCAGGAATGGTACGTTGTTGATGCGACCAATGAGGTCGTCGGTCGCCTCGCGAGCCGGATTGCCCGCGTCCTGCGCGGGAAGCACAAGCCGACCTACACTCCGCACGTCGACACCGGCGATTTCGTCGTGGTCGTAAACGCGGACAAGGTTCGCTTCACCGGTCGCAAGGAGACGGACAAGACCTACCGGACCTACAGCGGATACCCGGGTGGCGAGCGCGAAATAAGCGCGGAAGAAGTGCGCGAGGATCATCCTGAGCGCCTCATTTCGAAAGCCGTCAAAGGCATGATGCCGAAAGGTCCTCTTGGACGCCAGATGTTCAAGAAACTGAAGGTATACGCCAGCGACGAGCACCCACACGAGGCCCAGCAGCCGAAGCCGCTCGACGACATCAAGTAG
- the rpsI gene encoding 30S ribosomal protein S9 has translation MATLTQFQAVGRRKTSTARVYLRPGDGTSFEVNGRDASEYFPVAWRRRSLDQPFSVTDMIGNFDVKVTVSGGGLTGQAEAIRLGVARALVKYDEELRGPLREAGFLTRDDRMVERKKYGQPKARKKSQYSKR, from the coding sequence ATGGCAACACTCACCCAGTTTCAGGCCGTTGGTCGTCGCAAGACCTCGACGGCTCGTGTGTACCTGCGCCCCGGCGACGGCACCTCGTTTGAGGTTAACGGCCGCGACGCATCCGAATACTTCCCGGTCGCCTGGCGCCGGCGGTCGCTTGACCAGCCGTTCAGCGTTACCGACATGATCGGCAACTTCGACGTGAAGGTTACCGTCTCCGGCGGCGGCCTCACCGGACAAGCCGAAGCGATTCGCCTCGGCGTCGCCCGTGCGCTCGTCAAGTATGACGAAGAGCTGCGTGGACCGCTCCGCGAAGCCGGCTTCCTTACGCGTGACGACCGCATGGTCGAGCGTAAGAAGTACGGTCAGCCGAAAGCTCGTAAGAAGAGCCAGTACAGCAAACGTTAA